One region of Streptococcus parasanguinis genomic DNA includes:
- a CDS encoding GNAT family N-acetyltransferase: protein MSICLKDITIENYFDVLNLEVHPNQRNFIASNSISLAEAYVYDKNGDFIAPLAVYDKEVLVGFVMIAYDQKIGISKGNYLLFRFMIDKRFQGLGYFKPTMDAVIDFVRTEPAGKATSLWLSYEPENNQARSCYLHYGFKETGEVIENEIVAIYDLTTNN, encoded by the coding sequence ATGTCTATTTGTTTAAAAGATATTACGATAGAGAATTATTTTGACGTTTTAAATCTAGAAGTTCATCCAAATCAAAGGAATTTTATTGCATCCAATTCCATTAGCTTAGCTGAAGCCTATGTATATGATAAAAATGGTGATTTTATAGCTCCCTTAGCAGTTTATGATAAGGAAGTATTAGTTGGTTTTGTTATGATTGCCTATGACCAGAAAATTGGGATCAGCAAGGGAAATTACTTGTTATTTCGCTTTATGATCGATAAACGATTTCAAGGTTTAGGCTATTTTAAACCGACTATGGATGCAGTCATTGACTTTGTTCGAACAGAGCCAGCTGGAAAAGCAACAAGTCTTTGGCTATCTTATGAACCGGAAAATAATCAAGCGAGATCTTGCTATCTCCATTATGGATTTAAAGAAACTGGCGAAGTCATAGAAAACGAAATTGTAGCAATCTATGATCTAACAACCAATAATTAA